The region TCCCATTAAACACTCAATCAAAGCACACACAAAGCCGGCTCTGTCTTTACCTAGACTGCAATGTATCAAATAAGGCGGCTCATTTTCTGTCATGAACTTGACTCCCCGTAATAGCCCGTTTCTAAATTCTTTCGTGAAAAATTTTGTGCTGAGATTCAGGCATATTATATTTTGCTTGCTGTAATAGCTCGTATTATAGTCCGGGTAATTTCTCATGATTTTTTCTGTATCAGCTAAATTTATGAAAGTTTTGACTCCGGCTTTCTGAGCTGCTTTATCGGCTATTAAATTACGCTTGCCCCAGTTACTGACAGGCGATGACGAACGATATAATTTGCCGGGGGCTATTCCCGTCGTAGTTATCTCGCGAAAATTAGCAAATTCCCTATCACTCAAATATAAATAATTCTCACGTTCATATTTGAGCCGCCTGCTAAGGGACTTATAAAAATTTTTGCCGTTGATTGCTGCATTTGCCGGAGAAATTATAAATAATAATATTATTGCCAGTAAAAAAATTTTGCGTCTCATAAATCTGCCTCCTGTAATAAATTAATTATAGCGGCCTGCATTTCTTGAACTGTATGATTTCTTGAACGTGCGCACTCTTGAGCCTGCTTATCACAAATTAGGCACTTCCTGAAAATTTTTCGCGATAATTTCTGCCCATTTGAGTCAATCACGTCAATATCATATAGTCGGCCGATTTCCGAGTCATTCTCGATTTTGAGAGATAAATTTTTCAGCTCGTCGGGGGGGATGTTTGAGACTGACAATAAAAGCTCGTCGCCTGTGTTCTCGTGAGTCTCTATTGAGTCATTAATTTTCGCGTGAATATTTGCGAGCGATTCAAGAATTAAAATTTGCCCCCTGTCAAAAGCCTTGCGAATCAGTGAATTAGTCTTGACCGGGCCGGGAATGTTCATAGAGAAAGAAATTAGAGGCGATTTATATTTGTCAAGTAAAAATTTTTGCTCGCACGAACGTTTTTCGCGCCGCACGAGCATTTGAGATAAATTAATTTCTTGACCTGTCATTTGCAAATTGAGTCGATCCATGAAAATAACTCGTCTAAATCATAATCTCCGCCGTGTCCTGTGTCCCAGGGTGAAGCAAAATCTACATTACAGCCGTTCTCTGATAATTTCAGAGCAAGAATCGCGGGAATTGCTAAGACTGTATCACGATCCTTTGTGCCGTGCCTGATTCTCCAGTATTTTGCAGTATTCGCGCTCCCGATATAATTCATGGGATTCATAGCTTTAATAATCGCCGAGTCAGCCATTAAAGGATTAGACGCAGTGCTGTTATTATATGCGAATTCAGTAAAATGTTTGTCGCCGAATTCGTTATTTTCTGCCGAGCCCATATCTAATTGATCAAACGCGGGAGCATTCTTCTGTCTTGACGTAAAACTTGCTGAATAAGCGTCTAAATCTGCGCTCACTGCGTTATTTCCGCTCATAGTAATCCAGCTAACATTAACAGTTTCTCCGGAATTTATTGCGTCCTGTGCTGACTTGAGATAAACGCTTTCGATATATTGCTTGAATGAGCCTGAGCCGTCAGAATTAAGCGTTAAAGAAGTGCTGCCATTTTTCAAGCCGAGATTATTAACATAACTCACAAAATTTGATTTCAGAGTCGCCGAGATTCCCGAATCGCCTCCGAATACCCATTCATAAGCCATGTCGGCATTATCTAAATTAGTGATCGGACAATAGCACATTGACGCGAAAATATCATCAGAGGCATTTGCTGCGCCGAGTTCATTGAGCCATGTATTATAATCGCTTGAGTTCCCAGTCGCACCGAGTAAAGCAGAAATCGCCCCGCCCGCACTTGTACCGCTTGAGATAATTTTATCGGTATTTCCTGCCGGCAAATTGTTTTTATTGTAGCGTAAATATCTGACAGCAGCCTTATAATCTACTATGCAGGCCGGAGCAGTCCCGTAATCCGTATCACGTCCACGTA is a window of Synergistaceae bacterium DNA encoding:
- a CDS encoding tyrosine-protein phosphatase, whose amino-acid sequence is MRRKIFLLAIILLFIISPANAAINGKNFYKSLSRRLKYERENYLYLSDREFANFREITTTGIAPGKLYRSSSPVSNWGKRNLIADKAAQKAGVKTFINLADTEKIMRNYPDYNTSYYSKQNIICLNLSTKFFTKEFRNGLLRGVKFMTENEPPYLIHCSLGKDRAGFVCALIECLMGASANEVVSDYLISFYNYFGIVPDSDPESEYNFVVKNEISAFLAKAFRVNNIYDVNLQECAEKYFINLGLSVDEIELLREKLR
- the citX gene encoding citrate lyase holo-[acyl-carrier protein] synthase, translating into MDRLNLQMTGQEINLSQMLVRREKRSCEQKFLLDKYKSPLISFSMNIPGPVKTNSLIRKAFDRGQILILESLANIHAKINDSIETHENTGDELLLSVSNIPPDELKNLSLKIENDSEIGRLYDIDVIDSNGQKLSRKIFRKCLICDKQAQECARSRNHTVQEMQAAIINLLQEADL